DNA from Actinoplanes sp. SE50/110:
CCCGCGACCCGTAATCGGTATCGAACGGCTCCCGCACCACCTGCGCCCCGGCGGCACGGGCCTGCTTGAACAGCGCGTCCGGCTCGTCGGTCACCACGTACGCCCCGAAGGTGCCCGGCGGCAGCGACACCTCGTCGTCGCGGACCGAACCCAGCATGATCCCGCCGCCCGGCGGCCAGTCCAGCTGGGCGTGGTCGACCCGGTCGCCCTCGCCGTAGGTCACGTTCTCGACGAAGCCGAACGCGGTGACCAGGAACCGGATCAGCCCCCGACAGTCCTCGGCCCGCAGCGACGGCCACACCTGCGGCGCCGGAGCACTCCTGTGATCAGTCATGGTCACCATCGTGGCCGTCGAGGGCCGCGACGGCTTGGACGAAACCGAACTCGTCGGCCAGCCATTGCGACGGCGCGCACCCGGCGAACGCCTGGAATTCCCGGACCAGGTGCGACTGGTCCGCGTAGCCGTGCGCCGCGGCCAGCGCGGCCAGCCGCACCCCGGGCCGCAGCGCCCGCCGGGCCCGGTCGAACCGGACGATCCGGGCCGCTTCCTTGGGCCGGATGCCCAGCTCGGCCCGGAACCGGTTGGTCAGGTGCCGCCCGCTCCACCCGACCTGGCCGGCCAGATCGGCGATCGAGGTCGGCCCGCGGCGGATGGTGCTCCACGCGTACGCCATCGACGGATCGCCGGGAACGTGGTCCGCGAGACGAGAGATCAACATCTGATCGAGGACCGCGAAGCGGGCCGGCCAATCCGGCGCCGCGCCGAGACGGTCCCGGGCCTCGGCGACGAACCGCGCCCCGAGCAGGTCCGCCGGATCGATGTCGAGGTGGGCGAGTGCGGCGGCGGGCAGGCCGAGCAGCGCCCGGCAGCCGAGCGGGTGCAGCGCCACCTGCACCCCGGACTGCCGCCCGTCGTGGGTGATCGACGCCGGCCGCAGGTGCAGCCCGCCGAGCAGCGCCGGATAGGCGCCGGGCGGCTGCCCGCGATCCGGATGCGAGGTGATCACGAGCGGCTCGTCGAGGGTGAGGATCAGCGTCAGATAGGGCGACGGGAGGCCCCGATGCCGGCCGGGCGGCACGCCGCGCTGCCGGTACCCGGTGTAGAAGGCGACGTGCGGTCGCAGCGGCGCCACCGGCCGGGCCTGCGCATACTCGTCGATCACAGAAACCACAGTAGAGGCGTGGCACGATCGGGGACATGGAACGCGCGACGGTGATCGGGGCGGGGGTCGGCGGCCTGACCGCCGCCGTGGCATTGCGGCAACGTGGCTGGAAGGTCACCGTCCTGGAGCGGGCGGCCGGCCTGGAACAGGTCGGCGCCGGCCTCGCGGTCGCGCCCAATGCCCTGCGGACCCTGGACACTTTCGGTCTCGGCGATCCGCTGCGCCGGCTCTCCGGCATCGCCGGCGCGGCCGGTGTCCGCCGCCCGGACGGCACCTGGATCGCCCGGAGCAACGCCGACGAGGCCACCGAACGATACGGCGATCCGGTGATCGCGGTGCACCGCGCGACGCTCGTCGATCTGCTCGCCGGGGCGCTCCCGGAAGGCACGATCCGATTCGGCCAGACCGTCTCGGCGGTCGACCCGGACACCGGCACGGTGGTCACCGCCGGCGGGCCGCTGCCGGCCGACCTGGTGGTCGCGGCCGACGGCATCAATTCGGCCGTACGCGGTCAGCTCTTCCCCGATCACCCGGGCCCGGTCTACACCGGCGTGTCCAGCTGGC
Protein-coding regions in this window:
- a CDS encoding helix-turn-helix transcriptional regulator, with translation MIDEYAQARPVAPLRPHVAFYTGYRQRGVPPGRHRGLPSPYLTLILTLDEPLVITSHPDRGQPPGAYPALLGGLHLRPASITHDGRQSGVQVALHPLGCRALLGLPAAALAHLDIDPADLLGARFVAEARDRLGAAPDWPARFAVLDQMLISRLADHVPGDPSMAYAWSTIRRGPTSIADLAGQVGWSGRHLTNRFRAELGIRPKEAARIVRFDRARRALRPGVRLAALAAAHGYADQSHLVREFQAFAGCAPSQWLADEFGFVQAVAALDGHDGDHD
- a CDS encoding VOC family protein — its product is MTDHRSAPAPQVWPSLRAEDCRGLIRFLVTAFGFVENVTYGEGDRVDHAQLDWPPGGGIMLGSVRDDEVSLPPGTFGAYVVTDEPDALFKQARAAGAQVVREPFDTDYGSRDFAVRDPEGNMWFFGTYRGEPR